The Pantoea vagans genome contains the following window.
GTCCCGGCAGTAACAGCGGATCGTCCAGAACCGTGCGTAACCTGGCAAGCTGCGTACTCACCGAGGGTTGTGACAGGTTAAGACGTTGTGCCGCACGCGTGACATTAAGCTCTTCCAGCAACACATCAAGTGTCTGCAACAGATTTAAATCCAGCGAGTTGATATTCACCGTGGCTATACCTGAGATATCCGTAATTGATTTCTACTATAGCCAGCCTCGGCTTAACCTGCAGGGGTTTTCATCTCACAGGATTCAGCCATGAATGTACTGATTGTGTATGCCCATCCAGAACCTCGTTCACTCAGCGGTTCATTGAAAGATTTCGCCATCGAGCACCTGCAAAACGCAGGGCATCAGGTGCAAGTATCGGATCTCTACGCCATGCAATGGAAAGCGCAGCTTGATGCAGCCGATACGTTAGCGCCCCTGGTCGGTACGCATTATGACGCGACGCTGGATTCACGCTATGCGTTTGACCATCAGCAACAGCCTGCCGATATCGCGGCAGAACAGGAAAAACTGCGCTGGGCCGACACGGTGATCTTTCAGTTCCCTCTGTGGTGGTTCACCATGCCCGCCATCATGAAAGGCTGGTTTGACCGCGTCTACGCTAACGGATTTGCCTACGGCGTGGGGGAGCACAACGAACAGCATTGGGGCGATCGTTACGGCGAGGGCAATATGGCAGGCAAGCGCGCAATGTTGGTGATCACCACTGGCGGTTGGGAATCACATTATAGTCCACGGGGTATCAACGGCTCGATTGATCAGCTACTGTTCCCGATCCAGCACGGTATGCTGTTTTATCCAGGCTTTAGTGTTTTGCCCCCGCTGGTGTTTTATCGCGTACAGAAATCCGCACAAGAGCGCTTTGCAAGCTGGTGCGATGCGTTAGCGACGCGACTGGATACACTGGCCGAGACGGCACCGATTGCGTTTCGTCAGCAAAATGGCGGCGATTATGAGATCCCGGCGCTGACGCTAAAAGCTTCACTGGCGTCCAATGAGAGCGGCTTTGGTGTGCATGTGAAGTGATGACGTGGCGCTAGCTTACTCGAACAGCCAACGCCCCGCTTTGGCCGACTCAATCAACATAGCGAGCGTGAAGTCCGGCACCACCGGGACTTCACGCTTGTTAAACGGGTTGAGGATCTGCACCAGAGAAGGCTCATTGGGATAGTAGGTTTCAATCGCAAAACCGCCACGTTCAACTGCAAATTCAGCAAAGAATTCATCCATTAACGCCTGCGCTTCTTCACGCTCAAAGTTGAGATCGCTGTCGATATCAACCTGTGGAGTTAAGGTCTTCTGCTTAAACAGATAAACGCCGTCGTAGCGACGCACTAATTCATAGATGCGCTGGTCGATGTCATCGGTCATGAGCTACCCTCCTGCTAAATGAGGGGGCTATTCTGCCATGCTATCTGACCAGCGGGGTGAAAAAACTGTGCACCTGGCGTGCGCTATTCTCTTCACCACCATGGTAACCCATCGCTATAAGAGTGCGTCCGTCACCGCGTCCAGCACATGCCGTGAAACAACGTGGCTGATATGAGTCCGTTTACTGGCGCGTGAGGGCGGGCAGCACAAACTGCAAGTAAACGGGTTCTTAATATTTTCGATAATCACTACAAATCCCCCTTGGCAAATGCGGCAGGCTTTGCGTGAAATAATGCCGCAGTCAATAAAACGTAATAATGTCCATGCCCGTGTCAGATCCAGTACGGGTTTTTTCTGACTTTGGCAATAACATTGTTCAAGATAAAGACGGTAGGCTTTCATGAGCGCTTTAATAGGCGGACATTTTTCCGTTTTAATTAAATAGAGGTAAATGTTGTAAAACATGGATGAATGAATATTTTTCTCCCACGACATAAACCAGTCTTCAGAAAAAGGTAGCATACCTTTGGGAGGAGGACATCCACGTAATTCTTTATATAAACGCAAAAGGCGTCGTCGACTTAATGAGGTTTCAGACTCCAGTACCTGCATCCGCGCACCTAATGCGATCAACTCCATAGCAATATGCATTTCATGCAACTCCTGCAACAAGTTTTTCTCACACATGCCACACCTCTTAGCTAACGGTTAGAGATTCTGTATTCAATGAATTAAGCAGGTCGGTTGATAAAATAATTCCAGTGTGAATTTTCTGCAGTGCTTCTATACGTGAATCTTTTGTGAGGTTTTCGATCATCACTTCGTCATTGATTCGCAAACGACAAATAAATTGATTAGTGGCAGACATTTTAATTAACTGCGGCAATGTCAATGCTTTGATATTATTTAGCGTGGCTTCTGACAAACCCAAACGAAAGCCTGCAGCAAACTTGTCTTGCCTGATCAACTGTTGTGCTAATAGCAGGTAAGATAAATTCATATCATGGATATGTTGCAAGTACTCATCAAAGTTAGACATTAATACACCTTAATCATTCAGAGCAGAAGTAAGGTAACAGGAAATATCAATTCCTCGTTTAAGGCTGATAAGCGATTTTGCACTGCAATGGAACAGAATTGAAAGCAACGCACAACATAACCGCTTACAGCAATGGGGAAATAGTATCCTTCAGAATTTTTACGACAACCCATAAGAGAAATAACATACGCCAACCAATTGAAAATCAATAGAAATAATATTATTAAATGTTATTAACCACGATGAAAGTTTTTCCATGAATACAAAAAATAACAATCACATCGTGTAATCACGATCCATTCTTCTTCGCAACCTTTTTATTGCCAAACTGTGAAGTTGACTCACACGAGTTTCTGTGACATTTAGAATCAGGGCTATATCATGCATATTAAGATCATAGTGATAATAGAACTGAAGTATTCGTTGTTCACGTTCAGGGATAGAGGCTATATGCTCAGCAATACGCAATGCGAGGTTGTTTTTTATCGATTGATGTACCGGGTCCAGCAATGCATTCTCGTCATCTGGCTGCTCCCAAAGATCATCATAACTTTCTTGTAATTCATCAATTGATAAAATTTGAATGCTGTTAGTATCAGCCAGCATCTGCTGAAATTCACACAGCGGCACCCCCATACGCTCAGCGATTTCCATTTCGCTGGCATTTCTCCCATTTTCTTGTTCGAGCTTTTGTATAAGGGCAGAAATTTCTCGCGAATGCTTTCTGATCCGCCGAGGGACCCAATCACGATCACGCAGTTCATCCATTAACGCCCATTTTATGCGTTGAGTAATCCAGGCACTCAGTGCCACCCCTTTACGCGCATCAAAACTGTCGACAGCAGAGATGAACCCGATAGCTCCCGCCTGAATCAGATCATCGAATTCGATACTGGCTGGAAGGCGTTTTTGTAAACGTAACACCTCCTTCCTCACCAGACTCTGATATTTATTCCACAACGTGATTTTATTATCTAAGCCAACATCCATATATACCCTACGCATCACATTTCTCAACCAACATTAATTCATTCAAAGTATCGGATGAAATTCAGCGTTCACATAGCGCAATAAGACTACGTCAACTTGACTAATTCATTTAATGAATTGTCGTGAATTTTAATCATTAAAGTAGTGGCTAATATTTCTTATTTAAAAAAACCAATACGGAGCCTATTTTTCAGCCAACAATCCTTGGCGTTTATCATGCGGTTTGGCTTTCAGCCGAACGGACTAGGGTGCAGCCTCATTGCTAAGCATAAAATTGCGCCCCCCGTTTTTCCAACGCATCCAACTACGCTTCTAATCCACCCGCGACCATGGCCGCTCCTGTCACCACTGCAAACCCGCGCCTTTGTTCGCCAGCGCGCGCCACTTTCACGGCAGAATTAAGTGCCAGAATATTGGTTTGATTGGCAATACTGTCGATCACACCATTGATATCGGCAATATGGCGCTAATTCACGGTGACCTACCCCATGATTTGCTCCACACTCAGCGTTAAAGCTCAGTGCTATATCAAGCTAATCAGGTACCACAGAAAATCTAAAGTCTGCTGTGTTAACTCCGCGTAATTAATATCTTCCATGTGTATGCTTTGCCCTCCTTTCAAGGGCTTTTTTAGTCCAAGGGGCTGCAGTTTATAGACGAAAAACAGACATCATTATTTGTGACCTCTGGCGCGAATTAGCCGCTCTGGCATTGTTAATAATCGGCAAAAATTATCTAATGAACGATATGATATCTCTCGGTTTTTCTGCCACGTTAGTCAGACATAAACGCCTCCTGATCCGTAATCATGATGGGAAGTCTGTGACGCTCCCTGCCAGTGCCGCGCTCTGTTTAGCGGCACTGGTAGAGGCGCAAGGTGAAGTGTTATCACCGGAACAGCTAATGGATATTGGCTGGCGTCAGGTCGGTTTTGCCGCCACTGAAAACAGCGTGCGCGTGATGATCAGCAAATTACGTCGTGCGCTGGTGTCGCTGGATCTTGATCAACAGATTCACCTGCTGGCCGTGACACGCAGCGGTTACCGTTTGATAGTACATACCTCAGATCCTGAGGATCTTCCTCCCTGCCCAGCGCCGCTCGATGCCCACCAACCCGAAGTTCAGCCTTTCCGCTGGCAACGCGCGCTGTCGATGACCCTTGGCGGCATTGTTGCCGGTATCGCGACAGGGTTGGTCGCACAACACTTATGGCTTCTCACACCCAAAAAAATCGATTTTGTCACCTGGCATGGTGGGGCGGTGTCGGTTGAGAGCCGGGTATGGGTGCCGAAGCATCAGCAAACGCACCATGAACTGATTGAAGCCACACTGCTGACCTACACACGCTATGTTTTGGGCCCCGATCGGCCCGCTGCTCGGGAGTTGTATATCACGCTGGGTATCGCCAGCTCCCATCATCATCAAGGCTTGATCGCCTGTCACCAACCTTTGCAGGAAGCCAACAATGGGTGTGAATCCTACTATTTCCGGGTTAATTAAATTTCCACTTAGCGCGCTGTTTCTGGGTGGTTTTCTCCTCGCGCTGACCATCATTATCGGGCGGTGGTGGCTGATCTCATCCCAGCAAGCGCAATGCAGTTTCCCCCTGGCGTTTTATGACATCAAAAACCAACAGGAGGTGGTGCTGACACAAGGCATTTATCGCAGCTATCGTGATGGTTTTTATCACGGTCACACCAGTTATATCGGCACATTGTCGCGCTTTATCGATGGTGTGCCGATCGCGCCGGTGACCCATATCAATCGCGCCATCTGGTTTGAGCACAAATTCCATTACAACCTTTTGAAAATTAAGGCCACACATCTCAGTCGGGGGTTGGGGGACAAGAGTCATGACGACGACGTCAGAGAGTATGTGTTCCCCCATATCCAGTTAGGCGATATCAGCGTCATTGGCCTCTATCTGTTGAACGGCAAGGTACTGGCCTCTGGCACCGAGAATACACCGCGCAACATCTGCATCAGGTAGCGCCGGGTTAACGCAGTGCGGCCACAAAGTGCGAAAGGCAGGTGAAAATATGCGCCATCAGTTGTGTAAAGAGAGGTGCCAGCGTGACGGTGTTTAGGAACATCGCTATTAAATTGAGAAAGCGCGCAGTAACCGGCATGTTATCGATGCTGAAAAGCCGCCCGGTGCAGCTTGCTACTGCGCCACCAGCAGGAATGATTGCCACGAAACTGGCCTGCCGCATTACCACTGACGGCAAGGTGCCAATGGGGTTTCAGGTACGGGTGTGCGGTGGCAACCGCTGTGTGCGTTTGTCCGGTTTAAGCGGTGAAATGGTGCTCCCCGCAGGATTCCCGGCTGGCGGGCCACTGTGGTTTGAGTATGTTTCAACGGTGCGCGGCGTGATTGCGCCTGCGGTGACGATTTTGAGTAATCAGGTGACTGTGGGGTATGTGTGGTAAGCGGGCGCTTTACTGCGCCCCACGGCTAATATCGAGAAGTCATCGCGCTACTTTGCCAGCATCGCTTTTGCTCGATTTAGCTCATCACGTGCGTCATCCAGTTTGCGCTGCTGCTTCTCAATTTTCTCGTGGCGACCATCGGCTTGTGCTTCACGCAACGACTGTTCACGCTCCTGCACCTTCTGCTGTTTTTCCGCCACTTTCTCCTGGCGCGCTTTAAGTAAACCACTGTCTGTGCAGTGTTCACTATTTTCACGCAGTGCTTTCTCCAATCCTGCAATACGCGCCTTATTGCCCTGCTCACGTGCCATTGAAAGCTCTTGCTGAATCTCCTGCTTTTTAGCTTCACAACCGGTTGTGTCATTGGCCGCTTGTGCAGACATCACCGTCAGCGAAGTCACTAAAACTGAAAGAGAAATTAATACCTTTTTCATCATGTACCCAGTGTTTAATAATAGAGGAGCGATTATAAGGATTGTTCTTAACAGGTTCTTAAGGGTGATCAATTTCAGGCAAATAAGGGAGACGGGATGTGTCAGGGAGATAATTCAGGCAAAAAAAAAGCCGCTCATAAGCGACTTAATTTTTTGCATCAATCGATGGTGCCGAAGGCCGGACTCGAACCGGCACGTATCTCTACGGTTGATTTTGAATCAACTGCGTCTACCGATTTCGCCACTTCGGCACTGAAGAGGATGCGGAAAACGTTGGGGATTATACCGTTACGAACGAAGTGCGCAACTGGAATCAACAGGGTTGTGCGCTAAGCGTTGAAAAAATCAGCACTCTGAGTGCGAATACAGCAGTCAGAGTCCTCAAGCAGGGTAATTTTCCGTTTTGTGCATCGGGAAAAGCATCTGTGTAGGCAGCGGGCGGCCTAAAGGTCGCCCCTACAAGACTGGAGCCCACACTGGAAAAACCAGAACACTCCCAAAGTGCCGCACTCCCCTCTTTGATTTGGAACTTTCCTGGCATTCATGGTTCATAACCCAAACTGACAGTGTCAGATGTATAAAGACAACGAGGTTGAGATGATTAAAGTAGCGAAAGGCCCAATTTGGGGATTGGGGATCGCGGCAGCACTGGTTGCTGGAAGCGCATCAGCGGCGAGCTGGCAGGATCAACTGAGCAGCGCGGCGTCGCAGCTGTCTCAGCAAAACAATAGCACCTCTACCACCAGCAGCACACAGAACGGCGGTCTGTCACTTTCGTCGCTGACTGGATTGCTGAATGGCGGTGATAAAGCGGTTAGCGCTAACAGCATGACGAATGCCGCAGGCGTGATGTCTTACTGCGTGCAACACAACGTGGTGGATAACAACGTGGCATCGGTGAAGGATCAGGTCCTGAGCAAGCTCGGTCTGAGCAGCACCACCGCGCAAGAGCAGAAAACCGATTACCAGCAGGGTCTGCAAGGTTTGCTGAACACCGGCAACGGCCAGCAGCTGAACCTGCAGAGCCTGAGCAATTCACCGATGGGTGAGAAGGTGAAGACAAAAGCCTGTGATGTGGTTCTTAAGCAGGGCAAGAAGTACATCGG
Protein-coding sequences here:
- a CDS encoding flagellar protein FlhE: MLSMLKSRPVQLATAPPAGMIATKLACRITTDGKVPMGFQVRVCGGNRCVRLSGLSGEMVLPAGFPAGGPLWFEYVSTVRGVIAPAVTILSNQVTVGYVW
- a CDS encoding DUF2501 domain-containing protein, with translation MIKVAKGPIWGLGIAAALVAGSASAASWQDQLSSAASQLSQQNNSTSTTSSTQNGGLSLSSLTGLLNGGDKAVSANSMTNAAGVMSYCVQHNVVDNNVASVKDQVLSKLGLSSTTAQEQKTDYQQGLQGLLNTGNGQQLNLQSLSNSPMGEKVKTKACDVVLKQGKKYIGM
- a CDS encoding DUF1090 domain-containing protein, producing the protein MKKVLISLSVLVTSLTVMSAQAANDTTGCEAKKQEIQQELSMAREQGNKARIAGLEKALRENSEHCTDSGLLKARQEKVAEKQQKVQEREQSLREAQADGRHEKIEKQQRKLDDARDELNRAKAMLAK
- a CDS encoding winged helix-turn-helix domain-containing protein — encoded protein: MTLPASAALCLAALVEAQGEVLSPEQLMDIGWRQVGFAATENSVRVMISKLRRALVSLDLDQQIHLLAVTRSGYRLIVHTSDPEDLPPCPAPLDAHQPEVQPFRWQRALSMTLGGIVAGIATGLVAQHLWLLTPKKIDFVTWHGGAVSVESRVWVPKHQQTHHELIEATLLTYTRYVLGPDRPAARELYITLGIASSHHHQGLIACHQPLQEANNGCESYYFRVN
- a CDS encoding DUF1493 family protein codes for the protein MTDDIDQRIYELVRRYDGVYLFKQKTLTPQVDIDSDLNFEREEAQALMDEFFAEFAVERGGFAIETYYPNEPSLVQILNPFNKREVPVVPDFTLAMLIESAKAGRWLFE
- a CDS encoding NAD(P)H-dependent oxidoreductase; translated protein: MNVLIVYAHPEPRSLSGSLKDFAIEHLQNAGHQVQVSDLYAMQWKAQLDAADTLAPLVGTHYDATLDSRYAFDHQQQPADIAAEQEKLRWADTVIFQFPLWWFTMPAIMKGWFDRVYANGFAYGVGEHNEQHWGDRYGEGNMAGKRAMLVITTGGWESHYSPRGINGSIDQLLFPIQHGMLFYPGFSVLPPLVFYRVQKSAQERFASWCDALATRLDTLAETAPIAFRQQNGGDYEIPALTLKASLASNESGFGVHVK
- the flhD gene encoding flagellar transcriptional regulator FlhD, with protein sequence MSNFDEYLQHIHDMNLSYLLLAQQLIRQDKFAAGFRLGLSEATLNNIKALTLPQLIKMSATNQFICRLRINDEVMIENLTKDSRIEALQKIHTGIILSTDLLNSLNTESLTVS
- the fliA gene encoding RNA polymerase sigma factor FliA; the protein is MRRVYMDVGLDNKITLWNKYQSLVRKEVLRLQKRLPASIEFDDLIQAGAIGFISAVDSFDARKGVALSAWITQRIKWALMDELRDRDWVPRRIRKHSREISALIQKLEQENGRNASEMEIAERMGVPLCEFQQMLADTNSIQILSIDELQESYDDLWEQPDDENALLDPVHQSIKNNLALRIAEHIASIPEREQRILQFYYHYDLNMHDIALILNVTETRVSQLHSLAIKRLRRRMDRDYTM
- the flhC gene encoding flagellar transcriptional regulator FlhC; the protein is MCEKNLLQELHEMHIAMELIALGARMQVLESETSLSRRRLLRLYKELRGCPPPKGMLPFSEDWFMSWEKNIHSSMFYNIYLYLIKTEKCPPIKALMKAYRLYLEQCYCQSQKKPVLDLTRAWTLLRFIDCGIISRKACRICQGGFVVIIENIKNPFTCSLCCPPSRASKRTHISHVVSRHVLDAVTDALL